The following coding sequences lie in one Haematobia irritans isolate KBUSLIRL chromosome 3, ASM5000362v1, whole genome shotgun sequence genomic window:
- the LOC142230162 gene encoding G-protein coupled receptor moody yields the protein MMSLPNNNSTVNNSAPAPNELFAGYSDELLNVATIGCILFVVIGVPGNILTIFALSRGKQNRNSTAVFIINLSVSDLLFGGFNLPLAASTFLRRAWIHGDLLCRLFPLLRYGLLAVSLFTVSLITINRYVIIAHPRQYTRIYQRKHLALMVIGTWILCFTIMIPTWRGIWGKFGLDIEIGSCSILRDNNNRSPKEFLFILAFMVPCCCIVFCYTRIFYLVRKAAFRTREPASKPTTATRCSDPKPSSSTSTDNAKKNADVDGESSDVPLRPFSVNEDIEYIDVNCSLENLPISYKNINTKTESVADPSSNSSQETEKSNEPCLKSDPNQQTETSARRQNTIKASIKTSFTRFNPRKNHYVSMVNTSNASAIYPGRMSQKDRRLLKMILVIFVTFVICYLPITLTKIWKGATENHIFNISGYLLVYMTTCINPIIYVLMSSEYRQAYWNLLRCRCDGNSLTKDFNRIPKT from the exons ATGATGTCTTTGCCAAATAACAATAGCACGGTAAATAACTCGGCACCAGCTCCAAATGAACTTTTTGCGGGGTACTCGGATGAACTTCTCAATGTTGCTACCATTGGTTGTATCCTCTTTGTTGTAATCGGTGTCCCtggcaatattttgacaatatttgccttATCAAGAGGGAAACAA aatcGTAATTCAACCGCTGTCTTCATCATAAATCTTTCAGTATCGGATCTTCTATTTGGAGGTTTTAATTTACCTTTGGCGGCATCAACTTTTCTACGACGTGCCTGGATACATGGCGATCTTTTGTGTCGCTTATTTCCATTATTGCGATATGGCCTCCTTGCGGTGTCACTTTTCACTGTATCATTGATAACAATCAATCGTTATGTTATTATAGCCCACCCACGGCAATATACAAG AATATATCAACGAAAGCATTTAGCTTTAATGGTGATTGGCACATGGATCCTATGTTTTACCATCATGATACCAACATGGCGTGGCATATGGGGAAAATTCGGTTTAGATATTGAGATTGGATCATGTTCTATACTCCGTGATAACAACAATCGTTCACCTAAGGAATTTCTATTTATTCTTGCTTTCATGGTCCCTTGTTGTTGCATAGTCTTCTGCTATACACGGATTTTCTATTTGGTTCGAAAAGCTGCATTTCGAACTAGAGAACCAGCATCGAAGCCAACTACAGCGACCCGATGTAGTGATCCCAAGCCCTCTTCGAGTACTAGTACAGACAATGCCAAGAAGAATGCGGATGTTGATGGTGAATCTAGCGATGTGCCACTTAGGCCATTCAGTGTTAATGAGGATATTGAATACATCGATGTTAATTGCTCATTAGAAAATCTTCCTATTTCATACAAGAATATCAATACGAAAACGGAATCGGTTGCGGATCCATCATCAAATAGTTCTCAG GAAACGGAAAAATCTAATGAACCATGTCTTAAATCCGATCCAAATCAACAGACGGAAACATCTGCTCG ACGACAGAATACCATCAAAGCATCCATAAAAACATCATTTACACGTTTCAACCCACGTAAAAATCATTATGTGTCCATGGTGAATACATCAAATGCATCAGCTATATATCCGGGCCGTATGAGTCAGAAGGATCGACGACTCTTGAAAATGATTTTGGTTATCTTTGTAACGTTTGTCATTTGCTATTTGCCCATAACATTGACGAAAATCTGGAAAGGGGCTACAGAGAATCACATATTCAACATTAGTGGTTATTTGCTGGTCTACATGACCACATGCATTAATCCGATAATCTATGTTTTAATGTCGTCCGAATACCGTCAAGCTTACTGGAATCTATTGAGATGTCGATGTGATGGCAATTCCTTGACAAAGGATTTCAATCGTATTCCGAAAACATGA